From Topomyia yanbarensis strain Yona2022 chromosome 1, ASM3024719v1, whole genome shotgun sequence, one genomic window encodes:
- the LOC131676902 gene encoding guanosine-3',5'-bis(diphosphate) 3'-pyrophosphohydrolase MESH1 isoform X1 yields MNDSIKRERLLFPDSFTVNVKHNSSKLHSKMSTDDLHSVLLTYTKCINFAAVKHRNQRRLDSHKTPYINHPIGVAHILTTEGSVTDFEVLQAALLHDTVEDTDTSFEEIEQNFGVTVRQLVQEVTDDKSLPKMERKRLQIEHATRTTPRARLIKLADKIYNLRDLQRCRPEGWTEERCREYFVWAKKVCDNLKGTNQALEDILDEIFRQENVA; encoded by the exons ACTATTATTTCCTGATTCCTTCACCGTCAACGTCAAACATAACTCAAGCAAACTCCACTCAAAAATGTCCACTGATGATCTACACTCCGTACTGCTAACGTACACAAAGTGCATCAACTTCGCAGCTGTCAAACACCGCAACCAGCGCAGACTAGATTCGCACAAAACTCCTTACATTAACCACCCGATTG GTGTCGCCCACATTCTGACCACCGAAGGAAGTGTAACTGACTTCGAAGTCCTGCAGGCGGCACTGTTGCACGATACCGTCGAAGATACGGACACCAGTTTCGAGGAGATCGAACAAAACTTTGGCGTCACTGTTCGACAGCTAGTTCAGGAGGTTACCGATGACAAATCGCtgccaaaaatggaacgaaAGCGGCTGCAGATTGAGCACGCCACAAGGACAACCCCGCGGGCGCGGTTGATCAAACTGGCCGATAAGATCTACAACTTGAGGGACCTGCAGCGCTGCCGTCCGGAGGGATGGACCGAGGAACGTTGCCGGGAGTATTTCGTGTGGGCGAAAAAGGTCTGTGATAATCTTAAGGGGACCAATCAGGCGCTGGAGGACATTCTGGATGAGATCTTTCGTCAGGAGAATGTAGCGTAG
- the LOC131676902 gene encoding guanosine-3',5'-bis(diphosphate) 3'-pyrophosphohydrolase MESH1 isoform X2, whose protein sequence is MSTDDLHSVLLTYTKCINFAAVKHRNQRRLDSHKTPYINHPIGVAHILTTEGSVTDFEVLQAALLHDTVEDTDTSFEEIEQNFGVTVRQLVQEVTDDKSLPKMERKRLQIEHATRTTPRARLIKLADKIYNLRDLQRCRPEGWTEERCREYFVWAKKVCDNLKGTNQALEDILDEIFRQENVA, encoded by the exons ATGTCCACTGATGATCTACACTCCGTACTGCTAACGTACACAAAGTGCATCAACTTCGCAGCTGTCAAACACCGCAACCAGCGCAGACTAGATTCGCACAAAACTCCTTACATTAACCACCCGATTG GTGTCGCCCACATTCTGACCACCGAAGGAAGTGTAACTGACTTCGAAGTCCTGCAGGCGGCACTGTTGCACGATACCGTCGAAGATACGGACACCAGTTTCGAGGAGATCGAACAAAACTTTGGCGTCACTGTTCGACAGCTAGTTCAGGAGGTTACCGATGACAAATCGCtgccaaaaatggaacgaaAGCGGCTGCAGATTGAGCACGCCACAAGGACAACCCCGCGGGCGCGGTTGATCAAACTGGCCGATAAGATCTACAACTTGAGGGACCTGCAGCGCTGCCGTCCGGAGGGATGGACCGAGGAACGTTGCCGGGAGTATTTCGTGTGGGCGAAAAAGGTCTGTGATAATCTTAAGGGGACCAATCAGGCGCTGGAGGACATTCTGGATGAGATCTTTCGTCAGGAGAATGTAGCGTAG
- the LOC131676901 gene encoding probable phosphoserine aminotransferase, translated as MVINFGAGPAKLPREVLLEVQKELVEYGSSGMSVMEMSHRGTTYVKLHEETLELARELLKVPDNYKILLMQGGGTGLFAAVAMNLIGRTGSADYLVTGSWSAKAAKEAAKFGKVNQVVPKPAKYTCVPDPKSWKLDPKASYLYYCDNETIEGVEFNFVPETNGVPLVVDMSSNIMSRPVDIKKFGVIFACAQKNIGPSGITLVIVREDLIGHQLPTTPTILDFSIVAKDNSINNTPPTFIIAVVGRVFAWIKRQGGLQKLYQDSLTKSNMIYAVVDGSKSFYYCPLEANVRSRMNVPFRIGGPSGNETLEKEFLKGAEQLGMQQLKGHRSVGGIRASLYNAVTIEEAESLRKYMLEFLAKNS; from the exons ATGGTGATCAATTTTGGAGCTGGACCGGCTAAATTGCCTCGGGAAGTCCTGCTGGAGGTTCAGAAGGAATTGGTTGAATATGGTTCAAGTGGTATGAGTGTGATGGAAATGTCGCATCGGGGAACGACCTATGTTAAGCTACACGAGGAGACTTTAGAGTTGGCTCGGGAGCTGCT TAAAGTCCCTGACAACTACAAAATTCTACTTATGCAAGGTGGGGGCACTGGTTTGTTTGCCGCCGTAGCCATGAACCTGATTGGTCGTACGGGAAGCGCTGACTACTTGGTCACAGGATCATGGTCTGCGAAGGCAGCCAAAGAGGCGGCCAAGTTTGGAAAAGTAAACCAAGTGGTCCCAAAGCCTGCCAAATACACTTGCGTTCCGGACCCGAAAAGTTGGAAGCTGGATCCAAAAGCTTCCTATCTATACTACTGCGATAATGAAACCATCGAGGGAGTGGAGTTCAACTTTGTTCCGGAAACCAACGGAGTACCACTGGTCGTTGATATGTCGTCCAATATCATGTCCAGACCGGTGGATATCAAAAAA TTCGGAGTGATCTTCGCATGTGCTCAGAAGAACATCGGTCCATCCGGAATCACTTTGGTTATTGTTCGTGAAGATCTGATCGGACATCAATTGCCGACAACTCCAACGATACTAGATTTTTCAATTGTCGCCAAGGACAATTCCATCAACAACACTCCTCCTACGTTTAT CATCGCCGTTGTGGGTCGTGTTTTTGCCTGGATCAAACGCCAAGGCGGTTTGCAAAAGTTATATCAAGACTCGCTGACAAAGTCCAACATGATCTACGCTGTCGTCGACGGCTCCAAGAGCTTCTACTACTGTCCGCTGGAAGCGAACGTCCGCAGTCGCATGAATGTCCCCTTCCGCATAGGTGGACCAAGTGGAAATGAAACTCTGGAAAAAGAGTTTCTGAAAGGCGCTGAACAACTGGGAATGCAGCAGTTGAAAGGTCATCGCTCCGTAGGAGGTATCCGAGCTTCCCTGTACAATGCGGTTACCATCGAGGAGGCAGAATCCCTGCGAAAGTATATGTTGGAGTTTCTCGCAAAGAATTCATAA